From one Anguilla rostrata isolate EN2019 chromosome 12, ASM1855537v3, whole genome shotgun sequence genomic stretch:
- the txndc17 gene encoding thioredoxin domain-containing protein 17 — protein sequence MAHYEEVKVRGYNEFSKAVSERKGKDIFAYFSGDKDAQGVSWCPDCVKAEPIVRGEMAHLPEGSVFIYCQVGERPYWKDPNNEFKKTLKLSGVPTLLRYGTPQKLVEEECFKSDLVRMMFTED from the exons ATGGCCCATTACGAAGAGGTGAAGGTTCGGGGTTATAATGAATTCTCCAAAGCTGTTTCAGAGAGGAAAGGCAAagacatatttgcatatttctcCGGCGATAAAGACGCACAGGGTGTGAGCTGGTGTCCAGACTGTGTCAAAG CTGAGCCCATTGTCCGAGGAGAGATGGCACACCTTCCTGAAGGATCTGTCTTCATCTACTGTCAAGTTGGAGAGAGGCCCTA CTGGAAAGATCCCAACAATGAATTTAAGAAGACTTTGAAACTTAGTGGAGTACCTACATTACTGCGATACGGCACG CCTCAGAAACTGGTGGAGGAAGAGTGCTTTAAATCTGACCTGGTGCGGATGATGTTCACGGAGGATTAG